The Maniola jurtina chromosome 3, ilManJurt1.1, whole genome shotgun sequence genome segment GGATCGAACCTTGATCGAACGACAAGCGCCAAATTACTAAGAGATTACCATTACTTGTCTGTGACAAGCGCTCCCAAGCTTTGGCAAGCAATAAGCATACGCAAACACCGCAAACATCCGTCCACACGCTTGCCAGTGCTTGTTGTTTGCTTTTTGCCACAAGCATGAAGCGCGTTCAGTATTATCACTGATTTGATATCTGCAGCCTGCTCAGAACGCGCAACCTTCCGTTTTTGACATGTCATAAATTGACAATTGATTTGACATCATTTGACTTTGACAATCGAGATTCGAGATCGACACAGTTGACATATGACTTGACTTATGACTTGTAAAAGctttaattcattaattttcgtgtttaaaattgtaaaataaaacgtatagaaagtagtaattaaataaagtaattaattgTGAATCAATATGGAAAACAAACCAGAAGAAGCAATTACCCCTGAAAAAACAATATTCACCGCCATAGCGCAAGGTGACCTGGTGGAATTTAAGAATATCCTCGCCCAACATAAAGGCAACGTCGATTTTTTCGACGAAAATGGTATGACGGCACTCCAGCACGCCGCTTATAAGGGTAGCAAGGAAATGGTGCAACTATTGCTTGACAGAGTGAGTACCTGCCTACTAAGTAGTCCTAAGTAGGTCACCATATTTACAAAACCTATTGTCTTTCTAGATATAGCTAAGTGCTAACCTTTAATTTGATATTTGCAGGGTGCAGACGTGAATTCTGGGAAACATGAGTATAATTACACGGCTTTGCACTTCGGCGCGCTGTCTGGTAACTCAGAGGTATGCAAGCTGCTCTTGGACGCTGGAGCCAAGTCGATTGCGACCAACTCCGTCGGCCGCACTGCCTCCCAAATGGCTGCGTTTGTCGGTAATCACCACACAGTCGCAACCATCAACAACTATGTGCCATTGAGTGAAATTTCCTTTTACTCTGTCCCCCAAGGACAACAAACAGAACCTTACCTCCCACCTTTCTTAGTAGAACCATTACACAAATTCGTTCTCGGCGTAAACATTCATCCTGTCAGATTAGCCCTTAACCTACAACATACACCAGCTTTACTAGACCATGCCGACAAAGTTAGTAAAGTACTTGAAATGCTTTGTAAAAGAGAAATGACTAGGGGTACTGACACAAATGAAGTTATGGCATTCAAATACCACTATCTCGCTTAtgttataaaagaaataaacaatATAAGGGACAAACAGAAACCTAACTCTGATAAAGAAGATAAGAAACATGACATTGTTGAAATGTTTGCTAAAAAGCTCTTGAAGCCAGGAAAAGATGGAGTATCTCTAGATCTAATGGACTCGTTCTTGAAGGATTGTGTACGAGAATTTCCATACAGAGAATGTACAACATTTCACCAAATGGTCTCTTCATTGACTAGTAAAGACCCTCCGCCCGCCTTGTCAGTTATAAACTGCACTATTAATGGCCAGAGAGGTTTTGTTGATGCAATCCCTTATTGCAGCACATGTGGGGAAGAGAAACCAGCTAAGAAATGTTCCAAATGCAAAATGGTGCAGTATTGTGACAGGGAGTGTCAGCGTTTACACTGGTTCGTTCACAAAAAGGCCTGCAATAGAGAATCTAGTGTTCCCATTAGTACTTCTAATTCTAAACCCACTGTTGATGCTGCGGAGTTAACATCGGAGTTACAGAATCTTGTTGCTGGATAGTCCATTTCACTAAGATTgcaatatttgtttaaaatagaTGTTAGTTATTAAGGCAATTTTCAGCCCgataatagtaatatttttttgacataattgatacaattaccaaaccaataataatttatattccaTGTGCATTTACAACTTATTTCTTATgacatacctatttaaatattaattaatgagAATCAATATATTATGTTGTAATAACTGATTGTATGCATATTGTGTTCTACACCAATGTTAATTATTACCATATTTTTTCTGTCAGTGCTTTTAAATGTGAATTGGATGTATTTACTACTGTAGTATTACTATTAATATCTTGGTCCATCATCTAGgaagaaattttgaaaagttacTTGATAAATTGAATTTCACTACCAACCAATTTCACTGATTAGACTTTTTCATACTAGGAGTAGGAATATTAGGTTACAAAACTTCAGTTTTATTACGTACAAACCACCTCAAAATTTCTCCCTAGATAGGAATTTGAAGGTACTACAGACTCGCAGTCTAATCTCCATTTTGTAAGAATAAGAAATAAATCCATATTATTCTTGTTGTTGTAAgtgtttattaaataagtagaacaataatataatttaatgtgTCACTAGTAtcactttgatttttttttaatttgacaaaataagtagaatattgttataatttaacATGTCATTAGCATCACTGAtcgatttttaaatttaattaaaattaatatacaaaTATAACGTCTAGACTTTTTTTCACTTTCATGAAAAACTTGCTATAAGAGGAGGGAGAGATGAATAAAACCacaaaaagtaatattaaaattatttactttatcttcttacataaaaataatttttatatgtacAATTCTATGCGTAGCCTAAGTACATAAATTAGACGTAGTTTTCTAAAACAAAAAACTTCAATTTATTACTTTTCTCgtactaaattaaaagtttgCGTAAGGCACTTTTATCACATAAAATATAAGTTCGACCCTAATCGTTAACATCTACGAGGTAGGTTTAAGAAGTAAcatcgagtaggtaggtatttatttacaatacagTAAATATTGCGCATTATGCCCGTCGAGATTTCCATAGAAATCcagataaattaaaatattgtctaaaatcagaagtgggatcagcCTTCACCGAGTAAAGCACTGATGGTAAAACTCTTGATGCGTCTGCAAGGAGCGGGGGCAGTAGGCGGTGTGATGTTCGTGGGTGGAGGGGGTAAAGTTGGACCCCAGGGAGAGCTCAGAAAACTACCAGCTAAAGTATTAGCGGGCCACATTCCTAAAGGCATTGGCATAACATGTAGAGGATTCATGTATGGTAACTCAGGAGGGTAGAATGTAGGGGGTGGGGTTATGTTTTCTTGTACTACGAGTGGAGCGGGTGATTCTACTAAAGGTGGAGATCTAGGGGATGAGGACCGGAGGCTGCCTTCTTCCGAGCAAGAAGACGCCGCATCAGAACAGGAGCGTTTTGCGTCTGTGGTTTCATTTTGGTTTTCTGGATTATCTGGTTCTATGTTCTTTCTTTTGCACTTGGACTGGCCGCAGGCGCGGAAACCTTTCGCGAATGGATTGTTGTCGATCTTCAGTTTAGTTATCCGGTCGTTCTGTggacaaagaaaataaaagtttagTTAATTTTAACTCAGTAGAGTAAAACCGAAGTActtttaaatactaaaataactATGTTTAAATTTGATAATTAGGTAGGTGAATATAATCAGTAATTTATGGATTTGATACAAAACCCACGAGCCGGAGGATTGAAGTGGTGGAAAAATGGTTCAATTATTGGAAATATTTACCAGGTTCCAGGTTCCATAGTGCACTGAAATCAATGTGATCACAGTTTGAAGTAGCATAGAGTTTGAAAAATAACGTCATTCGTTTTAAAAAAGATGATTCCGTTACGTTGTGCAATTAACCACAAGTTCGGATTGTCATGGCACACAATATTTAAGACATTAAAATGTTGATTTGCTATTACGTTTTAATTTGATAGAGTTATTAAGCATCGAGGTGGCCATCAATAGATAAAGATTGCGTCTCCATCCGCGCATGCGGTCACGATTTAAACATTAGATAGGTTCTTACTTTAATTATCTATTTGGCGGGTAAggttttatttctcttttaattacttatgtacctatattcgTGACGCCCACCTACAAGTTTTTCCTACTTAACTATCTTACCTACCCAATCACAAGGGTTCATTTTGTAAGGTATTTCTAGCCTATTAATTCTTTTATCAAATACGTACTTAGATAGACTAGGTACTCATTTAAAAGTAGGACTGTCATTATTTTGTCTTAAATTAATATTGTGCTAAGCTATAGTACTTACTTACGTACTTACCTAGGTCTACTAATAAAGAGATTAGGTACTTTGTGAACTAATTTAtgtctaggtaggtaggaacctacctatttactacCTAGGtggtaatctccgaaactaaagttttttttttcaaactaaaTATCTATTAAGCTACCCTTTATCTAATAGATATAACGCGAgtgaagtcgcaggcaaaagctagtttattataactaGTTTTTTAACTGTGCTAATTCTCGATTCTGGGGTTGCAGGGGGAGTAAAAAGAGCAAGGTCCGAgattcaaatcccacccgttgttCTAATtagcgtacctacctaaagagCACAAACTTACAGTGGAAAACGGAAACTCAACTCGTACCTATTTGTTAGCCTTcaattagtttttaacccccgacccaaaaagaggggtgttataagtttgacgtgtgtatctgtatatctgtgtgtctgtgtatctgtgtatctgtctgtggcatcgtagcgcctaaacgaatgaaccgattttaatttagtttttttttttgtttgaaaggtggcttgatcgagagtgttcttagctataatctaaaaaaattggttcagccgtttaagagttatcagctcttttctagttttcttgtagaaaagaaggttagataaccgttaggttcacaatattatgtcaatagacaaatgtcaagctgtcaagatggatgttgcctaaatacataattatttattttaaaatgatgttttggaaaactcaaatactttggatcgtcgggggtgttataaatttttaatttacacttgctaaGTTGGAAATCTCATAAGTCCGTAACCATATCAAGTTTCAAATTCCAATAGGCAGATAGGTGCCTATCTCTACGGCGAGCTATCTTATCTTAGTGGGAATGCAATTTAAACATCCGTTTCCGCATACATCCTCGCTAATAGCTAATAGCCTGTAGAAGCTGTAGGATAATTGCTGCACATGTGGCGTCCTGGCGACAGGCCAATTAGCAGGGCGTGGAGGCGCATCGCCGTCGCGTCGCGCGTCGCCCGCCCGTCGCGCTGCTGCCGGCTGCATCGCTGCCTCAACACGGCGCCAGCAGTCGTGCTTTCCAACTATCCGTAACGCCCAAAATATGTGATATTTACTTTCCCTAGTTTTTATGTATCTAGAGATTTGACTTTAACTTCAATTAGCCAAGTTAAGATGCCGCTGGGATGATAAAAACAGCTTAGTTTGGCTTAATCCTAGATTGTATAATTTGACCTGGGAataggtaggttttttaaaatgcggatacaagttagccgcAATTAAcgttaactgcaatctcacctggtggtaagtgatgatacaatcTAAGagggaagcgggctaacctggaagggctatggcagtttttattaaacccaaactcctttggtttctacactgcatcgtaccggaacgctaaatcgcttggcggcacggattTGCCGgtaaaaaaaggtaggtataacttggtttacttaaaaagtaaacaagtagcttctcgctgagATGCGGGGCGCGCTATCCTACGTGACTTGATAAATGGGAAGAATCATGGTATCAGAAAAAGACAGATAACGAATGTAGGTATAGAGTTTATTGAGAGTTCAGAAGGTAAACCACAGAATTAGGAAAAAGACTCGGTAAACCAAAGCAGGGAATGCTAGAGCCTTAAAAATTGAGGAGATTGAGATTAAGTTAGGCGTCTGTCTCTGGCTTGGCAGTACCTAATTAGAATCCATTAACATAGACTtgacaaacaaaaaacaacGTCGATATTTGCACTTTTGGTGAGTGCCATCAGAGTTTATCTAGCAAAATCCTAAAGGCAAATAGTCCCGTCGCGATACGCGAAGTCACTTGTAAATGACTGTTTACATGACACGATAAGGCGGCGCCGGCGGGTGCCGTGTGCTAAGCATACCACCAGATAACCGTGCAACTTGCCACGTTCTAAAGCTTGCTAAAAGCTAGCTATTAACTCACTTTAAAACCACTTCTCAAGTCGGTCggttagtttaaagtttaaacgaaTGCTCGAGATGTGCAAGGCGCCGCCTTCGATCCGCCCTGTCGCCCGTGACGTCACGCGACTTGCAGTTGCTTTTAACATTTTGCATCAACTATTTCACATATTTGCGACTGTCCCGTCGCCAGTTTTTTCCTAATGTGTAATTAGGGTCTGTGTAAATTTGACTCAGTTATCGGGTGCAAACGGCAAAGCTGTC includes the following:
- the LOC123881100 gene encoding ankyrin repeat and MYND domain-containing protein 2, whose protein sequence is MENKPEEAITPEKTIFTAIAQGDLVEFKNILAQHKGNVDFFDENGMTALQHAAYKGSKEMVQLLLDRGADVNSGKHEYNYTALHFGALSGNSEVCKLLLDAGAKSIATNSVGRTASQMAAFVGNHHTVATINNYVPLSEISFYSVPQGQQTEPYLPPFLVEPLHKFVLGVNIHPVRLALNLQHTPALLDHADKVSKVLEMLCKREMTRGTDTNEVMAFKYHYLAYVIKEINNIRDKQKPNSDKEDKKHDIVEMFAKKLLKPGKDGVSLDLMDSFLKDCVREFPYRECTTFHQMVSSLTSKDPPPALSVINCTINGQRGFVDAIPYCSTCGEEKPAKKCSKCKMVQYCDRECQRLHWFVHKKACNRESSVPISTSNSKPTVDAAELTSELQNLVAG